The Brasilonema sennae CENA114 genome includes a region encoding these proteins:
- a CDS encoding 2TM domain-containing protein, with protein MPPRWPRKPDRKDPAYRKLDDRMNFAIHVAIFALCNSGLWFFHNLNMVTWEWLPWLTVGWMVVVLGHLIYISAIANYSEIPPTST; from the coding sequence ATGCCTCCTCGTTGGCCTCGTAAACCCGATCGCAAAGACCCTGCTTACCGGAAATTAGATGACCGGATGAATTTTGCCATTCATGTGGCGATATTTGCCCTGTGTAATTCCGGTTTGTGGTTTTTCCATAACTTGAATATGGTTACTTGGGAGTGGCTTCCTTGGTTAACAGTAGGTTGGATGGTCGTGGTATTGGGACATTTGATTTATATTTCGGCGATCGCCAATTACTCCGAAATACCACCTACATCCACCTGA
- a CDS encoding amino acid permease — protein sequence MQKSRGIISYKNVQKNYLRQRQLKRGADSFLLWSLGVGAVISGDFFGWNYGLAAGGFWGLTIATFVIAIMYLCMVYSLAELSVALPHTGGFYSFTRNAFGPFWGFICGVAVTIEYVLTTAAIVFSMSNYLKSLIPNVPSYLLWLLAYTIFVAIAIQSLELTLNVSVFLTLAAMLVLGIFYVSMLAADVFKPELLFNVPANLGESATWLPKGWQGVFASIPYAIWFYLAIEILPLSSEETNDVPRNMPKALILSMFTLIALSVLTLVLNSGVGGGAAAIGQSNVPLKDGLEAYFGKGVTSDVLTVIALTFGLVASFHTVIYGYGRSLFSLSRAGYIPHWISVTSENHTPYRALILGTVVGLICVMLIDLGSDAVDAVILNMAVFAALISYILVMLSYIKLKFSCPNLPRPYESPLGIFGASLGSILAIFALVACYFIPAYQPGIKGIALVLIIATFYFFFCSRNRLVAQAPEEAAALKNSKFKIYP from the coding sequence ATGCAAAAATCAAGAGGAATTATCTCGTATAAAAATGTTCAAAAAAATTATTTAAGGCAGCGGCAACTAAAAAGAGGCGCTGATTCTTTCCTTTTGTGGAGTTTAGGTGTTGGTGCTGTGATCTCTGGTGATTTCTTTGGTTGGAACTATGGTTTGGCAGCAGGTGGCTTCTGGGGTTTAACGATTGCTACCTTTGTGATCGCAATCATGTATTTATGCATGGTGTACAGTCTTGCGGAACTGTCAGTAGCCTTACCCCATACAGGCGGCTTTTACTCCTTCACTCGTAACGCCTTTGGTCCGTTTTGGGGGTTTATTTGCGGTGTAGCTGTCACCATTGAGTATGTGCTAACGACTGCTGCGATTGTCTTTAGTATGAGTAACTACCTGAAATCGTTGATACCCAACGTACCAAGCTACCTTCTGTGGCTGCTTGCCTACACAATTTTCGTGGCGATCGCGATCCAGAGTTTGGAACTGACTCTGAATGTGAGTGTTTTTCTCACCTTGGCAGCAATGCTGGTGTTAGGGATATTTTATGTGAGTATGTTGGCAGCAGATGTTTTTAAGCCGGAACTACTGTTCAATGTTCCTGCCAATCTGGGGGAATCAGCAACCTGGTTACCCAAAGGCTGGCAGGGAGTTTTTGCCTCAATTCCCTATGCTATCTGGTTCTATCTGGCAATTGAAATACTTCCACTCTCTAGCGAAGAAACTAATGACGTGCCTAGGAATATGCCCAAAGCACTTATATTAAGTATGTTCACCCTGATTGCCCTTTCGGTTCTTACTCTAGTGCTAAACTCTGGTGTTGGTGGTGGCGCTGCTGCAATTGGTCAATCCAATGTTCCTCTAAAAGATGGGTTGGAAGCTTATTTTGGTAAGGGTGTGACTAGTGACGTCTTAACAGTGATTGCACTCACTTTTGGCTTGGTGGCTAGCTTTCATACTGTGATTTACGGTTACGGGCGATCGCTCTTTTCCCTGTCCCGTGCCGGATATATACCCCATTGGATTTCTGTTACAAGTGAAAACCATACTCCTTATCGGGCATTAATTCTAGGTACAGTAGTCGGATTAATTTGTGTCATGCTAATTGACTTAGGTAGCGATGCAGTGGATGCAGTTATTTTAAATATGGCTGTTTTTGCAGCACTCATTTCCTATATTCTCGTGATGCTCAGCTACATCAAGCTCAAGTTCAGTTGTCCTAATCTACCAAGACCTTACGAAAGCCCATTGGGGATTTTTGGGGCAAGTCTTGGGTCTATCCTAGCAATTTTTGCCCTGGTTGCTTGTTATTTTATACCTGCTTATCAACCTGGTATCAAGGGCATTGCACTTGTTCTGATTATTGCGACTTTTTACTTCTTCTTCTGTAGCAGAAATCGATTAGTCGCTCAAGCACCAGAGGAAGCAGCAGCACTAAAGAATTCAAAATTCAAAATATACCCGTAG
- a CDS encoding DUF3181 family protein, whose protein sequence is MANTNITESIEALAAEIGENIYIDIAKWHLYLSNAKLHTIVAEKVYPLITAGKSVDQDEVVQVLESIPVKIGGGTKELPLIDLLPQQSQGNLVDILKRFQQDM, encoded by the coding sequence ATGGCTAACACTAACATTACAGAGTCAATAGAAGCCCTAGCAGCAGAAATAGGCGAAAACATTTATATAGATATTGCCAAATGGCACCTTTACTTATCGAATGCCAAGTTACATACTATAGTTGCAGAAAAAGTATATCCCTTAATTACTGCTGGAAAATCAGTGGATCAAGATGAAGTTGTACAAGTTTTAGAATCTATTCCTGTTAAAATTGGTGGTGGCACAAAAGAACTTCCTCTGATTGATTTACTACCGCAGCAATCCCAAGGCAACCTAGTAGATATTTTAAAAAGATTTCAGCAAGACATGTAA
- a CDS encoding ABA4-like family protein produces MSIEQIFNVANIFVLPFWTLMFLLPKWKVTQRVMESYLPFVPLAGVYLYLFVTSITPENAQALSNPQLADIARFFADEKAAATGWVHFLVMDLFVGRYIYLEGQKTGVWTIHSLALCLFAGPMGLLSHIFTTWITKAVSPTVKNEAAEVAEKTVSS; encoded by the coding sequence ATGTCTATCGAGCAAATTTTCAACGTTGCTAATATTTTCGTTTTACCATTTTGGACATTAATGTTTCTCCTACCCAAATGGAAAGTGACACAAAGGGTTATGGAATCGTATCTTCCTTTTGTGCCGTTGGCAGGCGTGTATTTGTATTTGTTTGTTACTAGCATCACACCAGAAAATGCTCAAGCTTTATCAAATCCTCAATTAGCAGATATTGCTAGATTTTTTGCAGATGAGAAAGCTGCTGCAACTGGTTGGGTTCATTTCCTGGTTATGGATTTATTTGTTGGGCGCTACATTTATTTAGAAGGACAGAAAACAGGAGTTTGGACAATCCACTCGTTGGCGCTTTGCTTATTTGCTGGTCCAATGGGATTACTTTCTCATATTTTCACGACTTGGATAACAAAGGCAGTTTCCCCAACTGTTAAGAACGAAGCGGCAGAAGTTGCCGAGAAAACAGTATCTTCTTAA